From the Periophthalmus magnuspinnatus isolate fPerMag1 chromosome 1, fPerMag1.2.pri, whole genome shotgun sequence genome, one window contains:
- the LOC117373264 gene encoding protein CutA homolog: protein MQSAGADALRGGSVRALVLVVLLSLCMLPLLQRIGSRALSMASEVYSPGTHSAAFITCPNHTVALELARGIVQRKLAACVNIVPAIKSVYEWQGKIEEDDEVLLMIKTRSSKVPSLAEFVRSNHPYEVAEVISLPIEQGNPPYLKWIGEVVPDEPTSTNK, encoded by the exons ATGCAG AGCGCAGGTGCAGACGCGCTGCGTGGAGGATCCGTGAGAGCGCTCGTGTTG GTGGTGTTGTTGAGCCTGTGCATGCTCCCCCTGCTCCAGAGGATTGGCTCTAGGGCACTGTCCATGGCATCAGAAGTGTACTCTCCGGGCACGCACTCGGCGGCCTTCATCACCTGCCCCAACCACACTGTGGCGCTAGAGCTGGCACG AGGCATCGTCCAGAGGAAACTAGCCGCCTGTGTGAACATTGTCCCAGCCATCAAATCAGT ATATGAATGGCAGGGGAAAATCGAGGAGGATGACGAGGTGCTGCTG ATGATCAAGACCAGAAGCTCCAAGGTTCCTTCTCTAGCCGAGTTTGTCCG GTCCAACCATCCATACGAGGTGGCAGAGGTCATCAGTCTGCCCATCGAGCAGGGCAACCCCCCGTATCTCAAGTGGATCGGAGAAGTGGTCCCGGATGAACCAACTTCAACCAACAAATGA
- the LOC117374887 gene encoding synaptogyrin-1-like, whose amino-acid sequence MDGLQAYGAGKAGGAFDPVTFFQQPHAILRIVNWLFSVVIFGCIANEGYINRPTEEEEYCIFNQNANACSYAIFMGCLCLLSSSALLALDVRFPQISSVKGRKKAVLGDLGVSAFWSFMWFVGFCLLANQWQASRVEDNPLREGGDAARAAITFSFFSIFTWGVQSFLAFQRYKLGADSAIFSQDYADPGQEAGQDLGPYSAFPGDTVESPPGGGADGTLDSPVGYQRQEY is encoded by the exons ATGGACGGGCTGCAGGCGTATGGAGCTGGGAAGGCAGGAGGAGCCTTCGACCCCGTCACCTTCTTCCAGCAGCCGCACGCCATTCTGCGCATCGTCAACTGG CTGTTCTCGGTGGTGATCTTTGGCTGCATTGCTAATGAAGGCTACATAAACCGTcccactgaggaggaggagtactGCATCTTTAACCAGAACGCTAACGCCTGCTCCTACGCCATCTTCATGGGCTGCCTGTGCCTCCTGAGCTCCAGTGCTCTCCTGGCTCTGGACGTGCGCTTCCCCCAGATCAGCAGCGTCAAGGGGAGGAAGAAGGCTGTGCTGGGGGACCTGGGGGTGTCAg CGTTCTGGTCCTTCATGTGGTTTGTGGGCTTCTGCCTCTTGGCCAATCAGTGGCAGGCGAGTCGAGTAGAGGACAACCccctgagagagggaggggatgcAGCCCGGGCAGCCATcaccttctccttcttctccatcTTCACCTGG GGGGTGCAGTCCTTCCTGGCCTTCCAGAGGTACAAGCTGGGAGCCGACTCCGCCATCTTCTCCCAGGACTACGCCGACCCGGGGCAGGAAGCTGGACAGGACCTGGGCCCCTACAGCGCCTTCCCCGGGGACACGGTGGAGAGCCCGCCAGGAGGGGGCGCTGATGGGACACTGGACAGCCCCGTGGGGTACCAGAGGCAGGAGTACTAA